The Mya arenaria isolate MELC-2E11 chromosome 16, ASM2691426v1 genome includes a window with the following:
- the LOC128222583 gene encoding interferon-inducible GTPase 1-like, with amino-acid sequence MATGSEQNKYADFKGSDNLTPGEIIIELDKKLNDWKNVPVNIAVVGITGTGKSAFVNAFLGLKHNDRRAANVGVVETTKYISRYPHPNTDKLIFWDVPGIGSEDFPAATYREKVKMKSYDFFVLMTARRFMENDVKLAQMIEAMGKKFFFVRSQVDVDIESEAKRTHLRTEDVEEKVLSKIREDSISRLKSLGMNDQTTFLIDNYSIDKYDYGELIEATQSGLDQMQQSAVAFSCTHLTSTYLIEKRAQDLYWRIPIVATKCGLVLLDSSRVEVMNDEIRLYRKQLGIDIEQKYLYEPGKIVTWLKGVVGHFSSKLQGQSIATIYTVFARFRNNKTYEQTKERLEKELNGLYNQAIENTRNMYTLTAAKGNP; translated from the exons ATGGCGACCGGTAGCGAACAGAAT aaatATGCAGATTTTAAAGGTTCAGACAACTTGACGCCGGGAGAAATCATTATAGAGCTAGACAAAAAACTGAATGATTGGAAAAACGTGCCTGTGAATATTGCGGTCGTAGGGATCACGGGAACTGGAAAATCCGCATTTGTCAACGCGTTCTTGGGACTCAAACATAACGATCGGAGGGCGGCTAATGTCGGCGTTGTTGAAACTACGAAATATATATCAAGATACCCGCATCCAAATACCGATAAACTTATTTTCTGGGACGTCCCTGGTATTGGAAGTGAAGACTTTCCAGCGGCAACATACCGCGAGaaagttaaaatgaaatcataCGACTTCTTCGTTCTAATGACAGCTCGTCGCTTCATGGAAAATGATGTGAAGTTGGCACAAATGATAGAAGCGATGGGAAAGAAGTTTTTCTTTGTCAGGTCCCAAGTTGATGTTGATATTGAAAGCGAAGCCAAACGCACTCATCTACGTACTGAAGATGTTGAAGAAAAAGTTCTAAGCAAAATACGAGAAGATAGCATCTCAAGGCTCAAATCCCTTGGAATGAACGACCAAACAACTTTTCTGATAGATAACTATAGCATCGACAAGTATGACTACGGTGAATTGATCGAAGCAACGCAATCTGGACTTGACCAAATGCAACAATCTGCCGTGGCGTTTTCTTGTACACACTTAACATCAACGTACCTGATTGAAAAGAGGGCTCAAGATCTATATTGGAGAATCCCAATTGTTGCGACAAAGTGTGGTCTGGTTTTGTTAGATTCATCCCGCGTGGAGGTGATGAATGATGAAATACGTTTGTACCGAAAGCAGCTCGGCATCGACATCGAGCAAAAGTATTTGTATGAGCCAGGAAAAATAGTCACATGGTTGAAAGGAGTTGTCGGACATTTTAGCAGCAAACTTCAAGGCCAGAGTATTGCCACTATTTATACGGTGTTTGCTAGATTCAGAAATAATAAAACGTACGAACAAACAAAAGAACGACTAGAAAAAGAATTGAATGGTTTATATAACCAAGCGATCGAAAACACGagaaatatgtatacattgaCTGCGGCAAAAGGAAATCCGTAA